From the Paenibacillus sp. MMS20-IR301 genome, the window AGGAATGACGCTGGAGGAGCTGGTCAAAATCCGTGAGCTGAGCCGTAATCCGGAGAAGATCGGCTTCTGCTTCGATACCTGCCACGCCTTTGCCTCCGGCATCTGGAATCCGCTGCACACGGGTGCATTCCTTAAGCGCGGTTCTAAGCTGGGATTTTGGGACAACCTGGTCGCAGTACATCTGAATGATTCCCGTTATCCCTGCGGTGCAAGACGCGACAGGCATGCCGGAGTCGGACAAGGCCATATCGGCAGTGCGGCGCTGCAGGAGCTTGTAACCTTAATTCCGGTAAGCAGGCCGGTATTTGTCATGGAAACGGAAAAAGGGCCGGACGGCACGCACCGGACGGAAATAGCACTTGTGCGGAAATGGTTTGAGGCGGGGGATGAACAGTGATGCATATATATATGGATGATTTGCGGCGCCGTCCTGCAGGATTTGTGTTAGCCAGAACTACCGAAGAATGCCTGCTGCTGCTGCGGAGCGGTCCGGTTGATATTTTGTCGCTGGATTATGATATGGGGCCGGAGGATTTCAGCGGTGCTGAAGTGGCTAAACGGATTGTACTGGAGGCACTCTTTCCCCGGGAAATCTATCTGCATACCTCAAGCCCGCAAGGACTTCAGGAAATGTACGGCATTCTGTATCATGCGCTGCCAGCAGGCACACTGCTGCATCATGGTCCGCTCAGCTTCGGGCGGCTGCAGGAAATCGCCGCAGGTGCAGAGCAGTGATCCGGGAGCTGGAACAGGCTGAACTGCTGGAGCTGCTCGGTACACATGGCCAGCCACTCGTTGTATTCTTATATACTCCGCTGTGCGGGACCTGCAAGGCAGCCCGGCGCATGCTGGAGGTCGCCCGGCATCTGCTGCCGCCCGAGCTGAATATTGCCGGGGGCAACGTGAACAGGCTCCCGGAGCTGGTGAAGACTTACCGGATCTCCAGTGTGCCTGCACTGCTGGCAGTGCCTGCAGACCGGGCAGCCCGGCCGGAAATTCTATATTCATTCGGCTCTGTAGAACGGGTGCTGGATTACATAAGGAGAGTGACCTCATAATGATATCTTTACAACATCTTTCCCTGCGCAGGGAGCAAAGCCAGATTCTTGATGATGTATCGCTGGAAATGAAGCAGGGGGAGAACTGGGTTATTCTCGGACGCAACGGCTCCGGCAAAACAACTTTGCTGGAAATGATGACCGGTTACCTGTTTCCAAGTAAAGGCTCGGTCGAGGTGCTGGGCTATAAATACGGACAGTGTGATTTGCGCGAGGTGCGCAAGGAGATCGGTTATATCGGTCCTTCCCTGATGGAAAAGCTCTCACTGAGCGATCCTGTATGGGAGGTTGTCGCTACCGGAGCCTATGCATATTTGCGTTTCTACCAGGCGATTCCGCAGGCAGTGCAGGACCAGGCGCTGCGCCTGCTCGCTGATATGAATCTTGGTGAGCTGGCGTATCATCCGTTCGGGACGCTGTCCCAGGGCGAACGCAAGAAAGCGATGCTGGCACGCTGTCTGATGGCGAATCCCAAGCTGCTGATCATGGACGAGCCATGTGCGGGACTTGATTTGTATGAGCGGGAGAAAATGCTGGCGGAGATTGACAAGCTGAAGCAGCGGAATGTTGCAGTTGTCTACGTAACCCATCATGTGGAAGAAATTGTACCGCTCTTCACGCATGTGGCGCTGATCCGTGACGGGAAGCTGGCGGGAGCCGGCCCCAAGGAGGAAGTGCTGACCCAGGATATGCTGAAGGCCACCTTCGATATTCCCGTGGATGTAGAATGGGCTGACGGCCGTCCCTGGATTAAAATTAGATCTGGAGGCACACAGAGTTGAACGATTTTATTGAAGAAGAACGGGAGCAGAATGCGGCTCCGCAAGAAAAAGTTATTTCCAGATATATCTGTACGGCGAATCATGGTTTCGCCCCCTATGCCCAGGAGGAGCTCCGCCGGCTGTTCGGCGCGGTGAAGAGCACGCTGCTGCTGCCGGGCGAGGTGTTCCTGGCTACGCTTGAGACGGAGCCGGAAGAGGTTGCCAGGCTGCTGGCCCAGAGTCCGCCGATCTTCCTGCGCCATATTCAGCCCGTACAGTTCCAGGATACAGGGGACGCATCCGCTCTTGACCGGCTTGCTGTGTATTTAAGCCGGCGTAAGGAGCTGGAAGGCGAGCGGGTGTCGCTGCATGTCCGCAAGGGCGGGACCTCCTTTTGGGAAGACAGTCCGGGCGAGCTGCGTGAGTGGCTGCAGGCCAGGCTGGAGGGCCTGGGCGCTGAGTTCACCGTGCAGGAGCCGGCTTGGATAGTCTCCGTATACGCTGACGGAGACGCGCTGTACGCCGGTGCCTCCCGGCCGGAGGAGAACCTCTCCAGCTGGAACGGCGGCATGATCCGCTTCCGTAAAGAGGATGGCCAGATATCGCGGGCCAAATTCAAGCTGATGGAAGCGGAGAAGGAATTCGCGATTCCCTTCAGCAGCTTCAGCAGTGCGGTCGATATCGGCGCTTCCCCGGGCGGCTGGACCTCCTTCCTGCTGGAGCGCGGCCTGAAGGTTACCGCAGTTGATCCGGCGCTGATGCATGAATCACTGCGCAAGCATCCGGGACTGAAGATTCTGCGGAAGAATGCCGGTGAGGTCAAATTCCGAGAGAATGAATTCGATCTGCTCGTCTGTGATATGAGCTGGAGTCCGAAGCTGATGGCGAAGCTGGTATCTGGTCTGCTGCACAGTCTGACTCCGGGCGGCACAGCGGTTGTCACCGTGAAGCTGATGCACAAGAAGCCGCTGGCGGTCATCAAGGACATAATCGCCATGTTCGAAGGGGAGCGGATGCAGATCCAGCGGGCGAAGCAGCTGTTCCATAACCGGGACGAAATTACACTTTATATGATTAAATATTAATAAGGTTTATCAAGGGAAAGCATCCCGTGATCTGCACCGCCGGCATTCTGCCGGGCTGAGGTGCGGCAGCGGGTGCTTTCCTTTTTTTTATAAGCTGAAGCTTAAGCAGGGAGGAAAACAGGATGAAGAATACAGGCAAACTGACAGCTGGGCAAATTCTTGGAGGACGTTATGGTATAACCGTTCTTATCGGCACGGGCGGCATGAGCCGTGTCTACCTGGCTGAGGATTTGAGGCTGCCGGGCAAACGGTGGGCAGTGAAAGAAAGTGTGATTCAGGAAGGCGGATACAGCGCCGGGGCGGTCACAGCGGAGGCGGAGCTGCTGCTGTCGCTGAACCATCCGCGGCTGCCGCGGATCGGCGATTTCTTCCCGCCGGACCGGGAGGGCTATTGTTATCTGGTCATGGATTATATCGAAGGGCTGACCCTGCAGCAAGCTATGGAGGAGCATCCGGCTGCTCTGCCCGGGACAATGCTGCTAAGCTATGCCCGGCAGCTGCTGGAGGTGCTGCAGTACTTGCACAGCCATGAGCCTCCGGTTATCTACCGTGATCTGAAGCCCGCGAACATTATGCTGAATCAGCAGCATGAGCTGATGCTGATCGACTTCGGGATCGCCCGCAAGCTGAGGAGCGGAGCGGGCGAGGACACGGAGAAGCTCGGCACCGCGGGCTTCGCTGCCCCGGAGCAGTACGGGGGCGGCCAGAGCAGTCCGCGCTCCGATCTCTATGGGCTGGGAGCGCTGCTGCTCTATCTGGCTACCGGCGGCAGGTATAGCCGCTGGCAGCCGGGAATGGAACGGAAGCTGCACGGCAGCCTTCCGGACCGCATGATTCCGGTGATCAGGCGCCTGCTGCGCCATCATCCGGAGGAGCGCTATGCCAGCGCCGCAGAGGTGCTGGCAGCGCTTGCGCCGCTCACGCAGGAAGCGGCGCCGGCTAAGGCTGCCCATGCCCTGCGGGGACATGGGCAGCCAGCACGGCCGCAGGCCTACCCGTCTCCGCCGGAGACGGCGGTTGCGGCCGTGCTGGGCGTGGCCCAGGGACTGGGGGCCACGCATACTTCCCTGGCCGTCAGCAGCTGGCTGGCGCGGACCGGCCGTACTGCCTGGGCGGAATGCAGCCCGGGGGCGCAGGCATTTAATGCCATTAAGAGCCTCGCTTGCGATGCGGTGGAGCTAAGCGGCATCGCGGGCCAGCGGGAGCAGGAGCAGCCCTTCACCTGGGGCGGCGTGGATTACTGGAAGCTGAATCCCGGGGACGGCCTGCCGGAGCGGCCGGATGCGGCATACAGCTTCATCGTCCTGGATCTGGGGACCGGCGGCTATGAAGCGGCGCCGGCCTTCTTCGCAGGCAGCGATCATCCTATTCTCGTCGCCTCCGGTGCGGAGTGGCGGCTGGAGGAGCTGCTGCACTGGCTGCGCCGGCGCGGGCTTACCCCGCAGCCGGACTGGACCGTCTGCCTGCCGCTGGCTGAAGCGCAGACAGTGTCGCTGCTGTCCGCACTGCTGGGAGGCGCCGATGTGCGCAGCCTGCCGGTGCAGCCGGACCCTTTTGCGCCAAAAGGGAAGCTTGTTCAGGCCGTTAAGGAACTGTTCAATCAGCGTGCCGGCAGCCGGTTGTTTGCGAAAAACAATCATAAATTTCAGAAAAGAAGCTGAAATTATTAATTTTCATCACTCATTTTACCTTCTTTAGGCTTAATTACTATTCCGGTGCGGCCTTTAGGTATGCTAGAATGGAGCGATGTATGTGTTTATGAATTTTGAAATTTTATATATATAGACAGGAGCTAGCAGAGAAATTATGAGTTTACTTACTGTAGAAGACGTTTCCCATAACTTTGGGGACCGGGTATTGTTCAAGGATGTTTCGTTCCGTTTGCTGGACGGGGAGCATGTAGGCATTGTTGGAGCGAATGGCGTAGGCAAATCGACGCTGATGAATATTTTGACCGGCAAATTATTGAAGGA encodes:
- a CDS encoding cyclic-phosphate processing receiver domain-containing protein, with the protein product MDDLRRRPAGFVLARTTEECLLLLRSGPVDILSLDYDMGPEDFSGAEVAKRIVLEALFPREIYLHTSSPQGLQEMYGILYHALPAGTLLHHGPLSFGRLQEIAAGAEQ
- a CDS encoding thioredoxin family protein, which gives rise to MIRELEQAELLELLGTHGQPLVVFLYTPLCGTCKAARRMLEVARHLLPPELNIAGGNVNRLPELVKTYRISSVPALLAVPADRAARPEILYSFGSVERVLDYIRRVTS
- a CDS encoding ATP-binding cassette domain-containing protein — its product is MISLQHLSLRREQSQILDDVSLEMKQGENWVILGRNGSGKTTLLEMMTGYLFPSKGSVEVLGYKYGQCDLREVRKEIGYIGPSLMEKLSLSDPVWEVVATGAYAYLRFYQAIPQAVQDQALRLLADMNLGELAYHPFGTLSQGERKKAMLARCLMANPKLLIMDEPCAGLDLYEREKMLAEIDKLKQRNVAVVYVTHHVEEIVPLFTHVALIRDGKLAGAGPKEEVLTQDMLKATFDIPVDVEWADGRPWIKIRSGGTQS
- a CDS encoding SAM-dependent methyltransferase, with the protein product MNDFIEEEREQNAAPQEKVISRYICTANHGFAPYAQEELRRLFGAVKSTLLLPGEVFLATLETEPEEVARLLAQSPPIFLRHIQPVQFQDTGDASALDRLAVYLSRRKELEGERVSLHVRKGGTSFWEDSPGELREWLQARLEGLGAEFTVQEPAWIVSVYADGDALYAGASRPEENLSSWNGGMIRFRKEDGQISRAKFKLMEAEKEFAIPFSSFSSAVDIGASPGGWTSFLLERGLKVTAVDPALMHESLRKHPGLKILRKNAGEVKFRENEFDLLVCDMSWSPKLMAKLVSGLLHSLTPGGTAVVTVKLMHKKPLAVIKDIIAMFEGERMQIQRAKQLFHNRDEITLYMIKY
- a CDS encoding serine/threonine-protein kinase, with the protein product MKNTGKLTAGQILGGRYGITVLIGTGGMSRVYLAEDLRLPGKRWAVKESVIQEGGYSAGAVTAEAELLLSLNHPRLPRIGDFFPPDREGYCYLVMDYIEGLTLQQAMEEHPAALPGTMLLSYARQLLEVLQYLHSHEPPVIYRDLKPANIMLNQQHELMLIDFGIARKLRSGAGEDTEKLGTAGFAAPEQYGGGQSSPRSDLYGLGALLLYLATGGRYSRWQPGMERKLHGSLPDRMIPVIRRLLRHHPEERYASAAEVLAALAPLTQEAAPAKAAHALRGHGQPARPQAYPSPPETAVAAVLGVAQGLGATHTSLAVSSWLARTGRTAWAECSPGAQAFNAIKSLACDAVELSGIAGQREQEQPFTWGGVDYWKLNPGDGLPERPDAAYSFIVLDLGTGGYEAAPAFFAGSDHPILVASGAEWRLEELLHWLRRRGLTPQPDWTVCLPLAEAQTVSLLSALLGGADVRSLPVQPDPFAPKGKLVQAVKELFNQRAGSRLFAKNNHKFQKRS